Proteins found in one Fulvitalea axinellae genomic segment:
- a CDS encoding helix-turn-helix domain-containing protein: MKDIPIRTVQPSDFTGNFTIRNLSDVLMDKDMNEGLHRHDFYFLLILRKGEGEHHIDFQHYPVGDRMVFLIRPWQVHQLRLKRGNKGYLLFFDASFYPSKEPQRMAMLRKVALTNAYTLPQSEFARLLSVAESIFEEYKGRGFAYKEAVKAYLEIIFIELGRQCRTGVDERNPDSLKRLQLEEFLDLLETRICEQKQVSYYAERLSLTPYQLNAMTKRALGATCSQLITKQIVLEAKRNLLATSSQVNEIAHGLGYEDPAYFIRFFKKQTGFTPEAFRKNFS, translated from the coding sequence ATGAAAGATATCCCGATAAGAACTGTCCAACCGTCCGATTTTACCGGAAATTTTACGATCAGAAACCTGAGCGATGTCCTGATGGATAAGGATATGAACGAGGGACTACATCGTCACGATTTCTATTTTCTTTTGATTCTTCGGAAGGGAGAGGGAGAACACCATATAGATTTCCAGCATTATCCCGTGGGCGACAGAATGGTTTTTCTGATTCGTCCTTGGCAGGTGCATCAGTTGAGGCTTAAGCGGGGGAATAAGGGATACCTTTTGTTTTTCGACGCGTCGTTTTACCCGTCCAAAGAACCGCAACGTATGGCGATGCTTAGGAAGGTGGCCCTGACTAACGCCTATACCTTGCCACAGTCGGAGTTTGCCAGACTGTTATCGGTTGCGGAATCCATTTTTGAGGAATACAAGGGGCGGGGCTTTGCGTATAAGGAGGCCGTAAAAGCGTATTTGGAAATCATTTTTATAGAATTGGGCAGGCAGTGCCGAACGGGGGTTGATGAGCGAAATCCCGATTCACTGAAGAGGTTACAGCTTGAGGAGTTTCTGGATTTGCTGGAAACCCGGATTTGCGAACAGAAGCAGGTTTCTTATTACGCGGAGCGCTTGAGTCTTACGCCTTATCAACTAAACGCGATGACCAAGAGGGCTTTGGGAGCGACTTGCTCGCAGTTGATAACCAAGCAGATCGTATTGGAGGCGAAGCGTAATTTGTTGGCCACCTCAAGCCAAGTCAACGAAATCGCTCACGGATTGGGCTATGAGGATCCCGCTTATTTTATCCGATTTTTTAAAAAACAGACAGGCTTTACCCCTGAAGCTTTTCGTAAGAACTTTAGCTAA
- a CDS encoding DUF2938 domain-containing protein, with the protein MSTLFKTLIVGVGATVVMDVFTFLLNLIGIKTLDYRLLGRWVGHMFKGRFSHQTIVDSLPLPYEQLIGWFTHYAIGISFSFLLVAVVGDKWLESPSPLPALVFGIVTIVAPFFLMQPAFGFGLAASNLPDPGKVRMLSFVIHAVFGMGLYLSAFLLALRTR; encoded by the coding sequence ATGAGCACATTATTCAAAACCCTTATCGTTGGCGTTGGAGCTACCGTTGTTATGGATGTTTTTACCTTCTTATTGAATCTGATAGGCATAAAAACGCTGGATTACCGTCTTCTTGGGCGTTGGGTTGGGCATATGTTTAAAGGGAGGTTTAGTCATCAGACGATCGTCGATTCCCTTCCGCTGCCATATGAGCAACTGATTGGATGGTTTACGCATTACGCTATCGGAATATCCTTTTCGTTTCTTTTGGTAGCTGTTGTGGGCGATAAATGGTTGGAGTCGCCAAGTCCTTTGCCGGCTTTGGTTTTCGGAATCGTGACCATTGTGGCTCCGTTCTTTCTGATGCAACCGGCTTTCGGTTTCGGCCTTGCGGCTTCGAATCTTCCCGATCCGGGAAAAGTCCGGATGCTGAGTTTCGTAATACACGCCGTTTTCGGGATGGGATTGTATTTGAGCGCTTTTTTGTTGGCCTTGCGGACGAGGTAA
- a CDS encoding SDR family oxidoreductase, which yields MRHAVITGASKGLGFVTAKVLSENGFEVTGIARKAPDEFPGNFYEADLSNAEATKEVLERIATERTVDALFNNVGTVNPQSIDEWTCESFDEVINLTLRTAMLTTQAFVPGMRAKGWGRIVNMSSILALGYPNRSSYCASKSAMLGLTRSWAMELVKDGITVNAVAPGFIETDLFRRANPPGSDGEKRYVSMIPNGRIGKPEDVAETVRFLMSESASYITGQTLYVDGGVTLGRLGF from the coding sequence ATGCGTCATGCGGTAATTACGGGTGCGAGCAAAGGGTTGGGCTTTGTGACGGCAAAGGTTTTGTCTGAGAATGGATTTGAGGTAACGGGCATTGCCCGAAAGGCGCCGGACGAGTTTCCGGGTAACTTTTACGAGGCAGACCTGTCCAACGCCGAAGCTACAAAAGAGGTTTTGGAACGGATTGCGACCGAACGTACGGTTGACGCTTTGTTTAATAATGTCGGAACGGTAAATCCGCAGTCTATCGATGAGTGGACCTGCGAGAGTTTTGATGAGGTGATAAATCTCACCCTGCGTACCGCAATGTTGACTACCCAAGCTTTCGTGCCGGGAATGCGGGCCAAGGGCTGGGGACGTATAGTCAATATGTCCAGTATTTTGGCTTTGGGCTATCCGAATCGCTCGAGTTATTGCGCTTCTAAGTCGGCGATGCTAGGCCTGACCCGCAGTTGGGCGATGGAATTGGTAAAAGACGGGATCACGGTAAATGCCGTGGCGCCCGGGTTTATCGAGACGGACCTTTTCAGGCGGGCGAATCCGCCGGGAAGCGATGGCGAAAAAAGGTATGTGTCGATGATTCCGAACGGGCGGATAGGGAAGCCCGAGGATGTAGCCGAAACTGTCAGGTTTCTGATGTCCGAGTCTGCGTCTTATATTACCGGTCAGACGCTGTATGTTGACGGGGGCGTTACTTTGGGGCGGTTGGGGTTTTAA